GCCTGGGATTGCCCTGCGCGTCGGTGACGGCGATCCGCTTGTGGTCCTGGAAGGAGAGGATGCGGGTGCCGCGCTCGCCCTTCCTGACCTGTCCGCCGCGCGCCTGGATCTGGCGGTAGGTGCCCCAGCGCACGTCGCCGTAGCCCTGCTCCTGCTGGACGGCGGCCAAGTGCAGGCTGTTGCCGCCCCGGTAGGAGCGACCGGTGTCGACGTTCATGGGCATCACGCGCTCGCCCGGCGCCCACGGCTTCTGCCAGGGCGCGGTGCCCTGCCTGATCTGCTCGATGATCGCGTCGGCGAACTTGCGGTGGTATTCGTCGTGGTTCATGCGTCCACCTCCTCGCCGTGCGGGTCGCCCCAGGCGGCCGCGATCTCGTCCTCGCTCCCCACGTCCTCGGGGAAGAGGCCGTACTCCTTGGCCAGGTCGGCCTCGACTTCGAGCGTCT
This DNA window, taken from Candidatus Palauibacter soopunensis, encodes the following:
- a CDS encoding ArdC family protein; this translates as MNHDEYHRKFADAIIEQIRQGTAPWQKPWAPGERVMPMNVDTGRSYRGGNSLHLAAVQQEQGYGDVRWGTYRQIQARGGQVRKGERGTRILSFQDHKRIAVTDAQGNPR